In the Armatimonadota bacterium genome, GACCAGCTGGAACGTGTACCGGTCGACGACCCGGGTCTCCTTGATGACGCGGTAGCCCACCAGGGAGAAGTTGATCGACCGCAGGGTGGCGTCGAAGAAGGGATGGCGCTCGTCGATCGCCCGGTCGAAGTTGAACTTGACGGCCTCGGCATCGACCTCGGTGCCGTCGTGGAACTTCACCCCCCGGCGTAGGAAGAACGTGTAGGTCATGCCGTCGGGCGAGATGGTCCAGCGCTCGGCGAGCCCGGGGGTGATCGGCGGTGAGTCGACCTGGCCTGCGGGCTTGGTGAGGTCCTCGTGGACCAGGCTGTCGTACAGCAGGACCAGGGCGCGCACCGTCGCCCCGCCTGTCGAGAGCCCGGGCACCAGCACGCCCGGGTCGGCCTCCCAGGCGATGACCAACGTGCCCCCCTTCTTGGGCTCCAGCACGGGCTGGGGACCGGCCGCGGCCAGTCGCGTCCACGCGGGCGCGGTCAGGAGAGCGCCGGCACCCGTCGCGCCGTAGCGCAGGAGGTCCCGGCGAGTAAGGGCTGTGGCACGGTCGGCTCGCTCGTCGGTCATCAGACCACCTCCCACGGGAACTACCTAACCGGTTGGCTGCGCGCAGGCACTTCCCTGCTGCCGGCGTGTCCGAGGGGCATGGCGTCCTCGCTGGCGCGACTGGTTGACTGGATTCGCTCGCACGCTCACGAGTGGTCGGCGACGTCGCCGCAGGCAGCTACGATAGGCCGCAGGCACATCACCACACCCCGTGACCCCGCTGAATGCTCGCGCGGCGGCACGTTTGAGCTTGGCCTGGCCGTCGGCGTCGCGGTGGGACCGTGACACCGCTGATTGCCCCCGCGACGGCGGTACGGCAGGAACCCTGGGGGTGCAACCCGAAGACTACCGTGGCTCCCCTCTCCTCCCACTCCAACGTGTTCCCTTTCCTCGGCGTTGCTCCCGGGAGCACATCGACTACAGGAGGCTCTTATGCCCAAGTACCTGTACCACGGATCGTACACGCTGGACGGGATCCGCGGCGTGCTCGCCGACGGCGGTTCGAAGCGCCGCGACGCCGCGCGCCAGGCGATCGAGAGCCTGGGCGGGAAGATGGACGCGTTCTACTTCGCGTTCGGCGCCGACGACGTCGTCGTACTGGTCGACGTCCCGGACAATGTGTCGGCGGCGGCGCTGTCGCTGGCCATCGGGGCGGCCGGCGCGTTCCGCGGCACCACGACCGTGCTCCTGACGCCGGACGAGTTCGACAGCGCGGCCAGCAAGGCCAGGAACGTCAAGTACGCGCCCCCAGGACGCTAGGCAGATCGCCGGCTGGGGCCGCGGCGTCAGGCCCCAGCCGGCACTCCGCCACCCACCCGAGGCCGCAGGCTGAAGATATAGTTTGTCTCCGCAGGAGTTCCCACTAGACTGGCGAACGTAAAATTCATATAGTGAAATTAGTATCCCAAGAAAAGGGATATTCGGTGCCCAGACCACGCCGCGGATCCGAGGCCAGCCGTCTCAAGACCGTCGGGCGCGCTCTGTCGCTGCTGGAGTTGTTCGACGACGGACGCCGGTCGGTGGGGCTGCCCGAAGTCGCAGCCCTGCTGCAGCTACCACGGAGTACCGCCCACCGCTTGCTGGCGTCCCTGGAGGAAGGCGGCCTGCTGGTGTACGACCGTCGCGCCCGCGAGTACCGTCTCAGCCTGCGCGTGGCGCGGCTAGGCGACATCGCCCGGCGCAGCATCGACCTCCGGGCGGTGGCGCGCGGTTACCTGGAACGGCTGGTGCGCGACACGGGCGAGTCGGCGTTCCTCCTGGTAGTCCAGAACACGTCGGCGATCGTGATCGACGTGGAAGAGAGCGGGCATCCGCTCAAGCTCACGTTGCCCATCGGCAAGCCCTGGCCGCTGCACGCCGGCGCGTCGAACCGCGTCCTGCTGGCCTACCTGCCCTCCGACCAGATCCAGGCGTATCTGGCGCGGCCGCTGGAGCAGGTCACCCCGCAGACGATCACGGATCCGGGGGCGCTCGCAGCCGAGTTGGACATGACCCGCCAGCGCGGGTACGCCTACAGTGTCGGAGAGCTGACGCCCGACGTGGCGGGCGTGGCCGTGCCGATTCTCGCCCACGGTCTCCTGGTCGGCGGGCTGTCCGTCGCCGGGCCGGCCTCGCGGCTGCGCGAAGAGCGCGTGGCCCCCA is a window encoding:
- a CDS encoding GYD domain-containing protein is translated as MPKYLYHGSYTLDGIRGVLADGGSKRRDAARQAIESLGGKMDAFYFAFGADDVVVLVDVPDNVSAAALSLAIGAAGAFRGTTTVLLTPDEFDSAASKARNVKYAPPGR
- a CDS encoding IclR family transcriptional regulator produces the protein MPRPRRGSEASRLKTVGRALSLLELFDDGRRSVGLPEVAALLQLPRSTAHRLLASLEEGGLLVYDRRAREYRLSLRVARLGDIARRSIDLRAVARGYLERLVRDTGESAFLLVVQNTSAIVIDVEESGHPLKLTLPIGKPWPLHAGASNRVLLAYLPSDQIQAYLARPLEQVTPQTITDPGALAAELDMTRQRGYAYSVGELTPDVAGVAVPILAHGLLVGGLSVAGPASRLREERVAPIVAALHQAAAEIARTLEGERSRDVGVALAADLARMRPSWQPRDPAGA